DNA sequence from the Candidatus Edwardsbacteria bacterium genome:
AGAGCCGACAGGTGCTGGGCGATCTGCTGCGCTTCAGCTACATCCTCAATCCCAACGGATTGATGGGCCTTTCCTTCGGGCCCTGGACCCGGTATCTGTTGCTGCCGCTTTCCCTGGTGGCCCTGGCGGCCATAATATATTTCTACTATCGCTGGCAGGGAAGAAACGTCCTGGCGGCGGTGTCCCTGGGGATGATACTGGCCGGGGCGGCCGGCAACCTGCTGGACCGCTTCCGCCAGGGGGCGGTGGTGGATTTCATCGACTGCGAATTTCCCAACATCAGCCTGGCCCCGTTCAAATGGGGCTTTATAAAGTTCGGCGGCTATTACTTGGATCGCTGGTATACTTTCAATATCGCCGACAGCGCGGTGCTGATAGGCGTAACAATACTGCTTATGATCACCCTCAAAGAGGAATCACAGGCCACGCCCGAATGAAGGCATCCTGTGATAATGATTCATAGCTATGGTTGAACGTCTTTTGTAAACCCCATTCATCATTGTAACACCCAACGTATTGCGGATAATGAACCGTTTTTCACATATATGCTGGCGGCAGCCTTCAAAAAGCTGGCCGCTGTTGTTTTTTATCGGGTGCTTGATCCTGTATCTCCCGACATCCGGCCATGCCCAGGAGCCGGAGATGCTTTCCGACGAATTGCTTCAGAGCGAAAACTCCACCGCTGCGCCTGCCCCTTTTGAAACCCAGGGCGACAGCGTCCGGACAGCAACCGATGACCTTTGGGATCTGCCCGGCGATGACAGCAGCCGGACGGCCATCAGATACCAGGCCAACAGCATAGAATATGATGTAAAGAACAGCCTGATCCAGCTGTCGGGCGATGCCCAGGTGCGCTATAAGGACATCAAGGTGGTGGGCGATACCATCGAGTTCGACACCAAGCGGCAGACCCTGACGGTGCGGAAGGACCCGGTGCTTTACGACCGCAGCGATTCCATCTACGGCGACCGGATGGTGTACGATTTCAAGGCCCGGAGGGGCTGGATATACAACGGCCGGACCAAGTTCGACCGGGGTCGCTACTGGGGGAGGAAGATCCGCCAGGTGGAGGAGCGCACCCTGAATGTTGATTACGGAAAATACACCACCTGCGACGCCGATACCCCTCATTATTATTTCTGGTCCCGACGGATGAAGATCTACCTGGACGACAAGATAATAACCCAGCCGGTGGTGCTGTGCTTCAGCGATGTTCCGGTGCTGGCCATACCCTTTTGGTTCTTTCCTTTAAGAAGGGACCGGCACTCCGGCTTCATGATGCCGCGTTTCGGGTCCAGCGCTTACGAAGGGGTTTTCGCCAAGAACATCGCCTATTATCAGGTGATCAGCGACCAGGCCGACGCCATGGTGGCGGTGGACATGCTGGAGAAGGTGGGCTGGCGGGGCAATTTCGAGGCCCGCTACATCCGGCCGGGAAAAATTTCCTCCAACCTTAATTTTTCCTACCTGGAGGACAAGGCCCCGCTCCGCAAAAGGTGGACCCTGAACGGTCTCTATCAGCAAAGCCTGGGAAGAAGGACCTCTATCTCCGGCAACGGTAATTTCGTCAGCGACAAATCCTATAGCCGGGATTTCTCCGAATCCCTGGAGGAAAGGCTGGATCGGAACCTTCATTCCTATTTTTCTTTCAATCATTCCTGGAGCCGGGCATCAATGCGGGCGGCCCTGGACCATTACGACAATCTGGATCTCCAGACCACCTCTAGCCGGCTACCGGAGGTTTCCTTCAGCCTGTACCAGAAGGAACTGATACCGGGAGCGCTCAACATATCCGGCAACAGCCTGGCCCTGGTGCAGAGGAACAGCGATTCCCTGAGCGTCAGCCGGCGGGAGGGCTGGGATAACCGGGCCGAGCTGGGCTCCAATATCAAGCTTCTCCGGTGGATCAGCCTGAACCCGCGGGTGACCCTGAGGGGCACCTGGTTCGACCGGGATATCTACGGAGAACGCAATGCCTGGCGCTGGCTTTATTCCGGCGGCATTTCGGCCGCCACCACCATGTATGGCATCCTGCCCCTGAAGATCGGCCCTTTGCAGGGCTTCCG
Encoded proteins:
- the lspA gene encoding signal peptidase II, with product MANNSLNNRVILMAVAIVVFFLDQASKMLVQGSMALGESRQVLGDLLRFSYILNPNGLMGLSFGPWTRYLLLPLSLVALAAIIYFYYRWQGRNVLAAVSLGMILAGAAGNLLDRFRQGAVVDFIDCEFPNISLAPFKWGFIKFGGYYLDRWYTFNIADSAVLIGVTILLMITLKEESQATPE
- the lptD gene encoding LPS assembly protein LptD, which translates into the protein MILYLPTSGHAQEPEMLSDELLQSENSTAAPAPFETQGDSVRTATDDLWDLPGDDSSRTAIRYQANSIEYDVKNSLIQLSGDAQVRYKDIKVVGDTIEFDTKRQTLTVRKDPVLYDRSDSIYGDRMVYDFKARRGWIYNGRTKFDRGRYWGRKIRQVEERTLNVDYGKYTTCDADTPHYYFWSRRMKIYLDDKIITQPVVLCFSDVPVLAIPFWFFPLRRDRHSGFMMPRFGSSAYEGVFAKNIAYYQVISDQADAMVAVDMLEKVGWRGNFEARYIRPGKISSNLNFSYLEDKAPLRKRWTLNGLYQQSLGRRTSISGNGNFVSDKSYSRDFSESLEERLDRNLHSYFSFNHSWSRASMRAALDHYDNLDLQTTSSRLPEVSFSLYQKELIPGALNISGNSLALVQRNSDSLSVSRREGWDNRAELGSNIKLLRWISLNPRVTLRGTWFDRDIYGERNAWRWLYSGGISAATTMYGILPLKIGPLQGFRHVLQPSLSYSYAPEINQSRFQTFGSIGGMSRQSSMSLSLNNTFQTRYPKGKEMAKLDLASASLGASYNYLNADKKWSNISFNSSLLPGNRYFDCRLSSYYDPYLRRSDNTSLYMGLRFSGTWLGKKEILPDSVGRDTSIVLSQDEAFIDTLTADSLKADSLTIREAPPKVKNGLPWSFNLGYDQNWSRYYDNANLQGTLNFDITKNWKVSYGKYYSIKAGEMVSESYSVYRDLHCWEARFSSTRSGVYWSYEFRINLKALPDLKIHIPRSGSSGY